The sequence CCGTACCCGGCCGCACCGCAGCAGCCCTTCGCCGCGGCACCGCCCCAGCCGTTCGCCCAGGAGCCGCAGGCCTTCCCGTCGGCCCCCCAGCCGTTCGTCCAGGACCCCCAGCCCTTCGCACCGGACCCGCAGGCCTTCGCACCGGACCCGCAGGCCGCCGCTTGGGCAGCCGCCCAACAGGCCCAGCAGTCCCAGCCCGGCCAGCCCCAGCAGGCCGTCCCGCCGCAGGCCCAGCCCCAGCAGCCGCAGCCCGGACCGGCCGCGCCGCCCGCCGGGGCCGACCCGCGCGCCGGCGGCTGGCCGCAGCCCGCCGCCTACCAGCAGCCCGGGCAGCCCCAGCCGAACGCCCCGCAGTGGGGCCAGCCGCCGGCCGCGCCCGCCGCGTTCCAGCAGGCCGGCGCCCCGCAGCAGACCGCGCACGGCGCGCCGCTCGGCTACACCGCCGCCGTCGAGCTGTCCTCGGACCGGCTGCTGCGCAGCCAGCCGAAGCAGCAGCGGCAGCAGCCGCGGTTCCAGTTCGGCGGCAAGGCCGCGGCCGCCGAGAAGGCCCGCCGACTGGAGATCATCCGCACACCGGTGCTCAGCTGCTACCGGATCGCGGTGATCAGCCTCAAGGGCGGCGTGGGCAAGACCACGACCACCACCGCCCTGGGGGCCACCCTGGCCAGCGAGCGCCAGGACAAGGTGATCGCGATCGACGCCAACCCGGACGCCGGCACGCTCGGCCGCCGGGTCAAGCGGCAGACCGGCGCGACCATCCGCGACCTGGTGACGGCCATCCCGCACCTGCGCAGCTACATGGACATCCGTCAGTTCACCTCGCAGGACCTCCACTCCGGTCTGGAGATCCTGGCGAACGACGTCGACCCGGCCGTGTCGACCACCTTCAACGACTCGGACTACCGCCAGGTCATCGACGTGCTGGGCCGCCAGTACCCGATCATCCTGACCGACTCCGGGACCGGTCTGCTGTACAGCGCGATGCGCGGGGTGCTGGACCTCGCCGATCAGCTGATCATCGTCTCCACGCCCAGCGTGGACGGCGCCTCGTCCGCCTCCACCACCCTGGACTGGCTCTCCGCGCACGGTTACGCCGATCTGGTGCAACGGTCGATCACGGTGGTCTCCGGGGTCCGCGAGACCGCAAAGATGATCAAGGTCGAGGACATCGTCGCGCACTTCCAGACCCGCTGCCGCGGCGTGGTCGTGGTGCCGTTCGACGAGAGCCTGGCGGCCGGCGCCGAGGTCAACCTCGACATGATGCGGCCCAAGGTCCGCGAGGCCTACTTCGAGCTGGCCACCCTGGTCGGCGAGGACATCGTCCGCGCCCAGCAGGCCGCCCAGCAGAACGGCTGGCAGCAGCAGGTCCAGCCGCAGTCGCCGGCGCCGGGCTACCCGCAGCCCCAGCCCGGACCCCAGGGCCAGCCCCCGTACGGCCAGCCGTACCCCTACGCCCAGCCGCCGCAGCCCGGCCAGCACGCCCCCCAGCCCGCGCCCGGCACGCCGTGGGCGCCGCAGCCCGGGCAGGTCCCGCCGCCCCCGCCCGGCTACGGCTACCCGCCGCAGCAGAGCGCCCAGCCGCAGCCGCCGGCGCCCGAGTGGCAGCAGCCGCCCGCCCCGCCGGCCGGCGGCGGCTACGGCCACCCCCAGCCCGAGGAGGGCCACCAGCCGCCCCCGCCGCCGCCCGGCTACGGCTACCCGCCGCCGCCCGCGCCGCAGCAGTAGCAGTAGCAGCGGCGACGAACGCCGAGAGCCCGCCGACCTCCGTGGTCGGCGGGCTCTCGCGTACGCTCCGCAGGCCGTCCGGCGCGGCGGTACCGGTCACACGTCCGCCGGCCCGAGTCCGTCGGCCGGTGGCCCGTGGCCCGTGGCCGTCAGCCGGCCTCGGTCAACTCCCGGGCCCGCTTCACGTCGTCGGCCATCCGCTCCAGCAGCGCCTCGACGGAGTCGAACTTCTCCATCCCCCGCAGGTACACCAGGAACTCCACCGCCACGTGCAGCCCGTAGAGGTCCAGGCCGACCCGGTCGATGGCGTACGCCTCCACGGTGCGCGCGGTGTTGTCGAAGGTCGGGTTGGTGCCCACCGAGATCGCGGCCGGCATCCGCCCGCCCTGCCCGCCCTCGGGCAGGAGGGTCCCGTCCTGTCCCGCGATCAGCCAGCCCGCGTACACGCCGTCGGCCGGGATCGCGCTGTGCGGGACGGTGTCCACATTGGCGGTCGGGTAGCCCATCTCACGGCCGCGCTGCGCGCCCCGCACCACCTCGCCCTCCACCCGGTGCGGACGGCCCAGCACCTCCGCCGCCCCGGCCACGTCACCGGACGCCACCAGCCGGCGGGTCAGGGTCGACGAGAACGGCTCGCCGTCGCCGACGGTGCCGCGCACCTGGAGGTCGACCACCTCGACGCCGCAGTCCGCCGCCCGGCCCAGTTCGGCCAGCAGGGCGACGTTCCCGGCCGCGCGGTGGCCGAAGCGGAAGTTCGGCCCCTCGACCACCAGGCAGGCGTGCAGCGCGTCCACCAGCACCTGCCGGAAGAACTCCTCCGGCGACTCCTTGGAGAACTCGGTGGTGAACGGCAGCACCAGCACGGCGTCGACGCCCAGCTCCTCGATCAGCTCCGCCCGGCGCGGCTGCGGGGCGAGCAGCGGCGGGTGGGTCCCGGGACGGACCACCTCGCTGGGGTGCGGGTCGAAGGTGACCACCACCGAGCGCACCCCCCGCTCGCGGGCGCGCTCGACCACCCGGTTGATGATCAGCTGGTGTCCGCGGTGCACCCCGTCGAACGAGCCGATGGTGACGACGCTGCGTCCCCAGTCGGCGGGGATCTCCTCCAGGCCACGCCAGCGCTGCACCTGACCGCTCCTTGTTCCCTACGGCGCGTACCTTCTGTACGCTCAAACGCTCAAAACCCGAACCCCTATAGCGTGCCATGCGCCTGTCCGGAGTTCGGCACCGGAAGGCAGGTTGGCCGAACCACCTGGTGCGGGACTCCGCCGCCCGGCGGCCGGGCGGCCCCGGCCCCGCCGGTCCGCTCGGCCTCCGCGGCCGCGTCCCTCGGGTCCCGGCCGGCCGCGACCAGGGCGCGCAACCGGTCCAGCCTCGGCCCCACCGGACGGGCCGGCCGTTCGTCCTCCGGCCAGCGCGCCAGCAGCGCGGCGAACGCCGCCGACCGGCCGGCGCACCGCACCAGCAGCCCGTCCGCGCCCGGCAACGCCGCCGCCGCCCTGACCACCACCGCCCGGGCCCGGGCCGGCCGCTCCGCCGCGCAGTGCTCGGCCAGCCCCGCCAGGGCGGCGGCCAGCACCTCCGGGTCCCCCTCGGTGGCCAGCAGGGTGTCCAGCAGCTCGCAGCGCAGCGCGTCCGCCACCGGGTCGGGCACCGGACGGGACAGCACCTCGGCGAACGGCCGGCGGACCGCCGCCGCACGGGCCGCCAGGGCCCCGCTCAGCAGCACCCGCAGCTCCAGCCGGGCGACCGCACCCCCGACCGCGCCGCGCGCCAGCCGGCGGCCGAGGTAGTCGACGGCGACCGGCCCGGCCAGCTCCGGCCGTTCCCGCAGCAGCCGGGCGGCGAACTCGGCACCCCGCCGGGCGGCCAGCGGCGCCCGGGCGTCCGCGAGCACCCGCAGCGTTCCGGCCACCGGCGCGGCCGGCCGCGCCGCCGCCCCGGGCCCGCCCAGGCGGTCGGCCAGCGCGGCCAGCACCGGCTCCGGGTCGCTCTCCAGCGCCGGTGCCAGCGCCCGCGGGCCCAGGAAGCGGTCCTCACCGCCCCGGTACACGGCGAGCGCCGCCGGGAGATGGACGGCCCGGCTCCCCGGCTCCCGCAGCAGCAGGGCCAGCGCGGCACCGTGCAGGGCCGGCTCCTCCTCCCGGGCCAGCAGGGCCAGCGCGGTGAACCGCAGCAGCTCCGGCCCGGCACCGCGGGCGTACGGGGCCGTGTGCAGCGCGTGCACCGCGGCGGCCACATGCCGTTCGGGCCGGGGGTCGTGGCTCCAGCGGTCGACCGCCCGGCAGAGCGCCGAGGGCTCCTCGACGGCCAGGACGGCGAGCAGCGCGTCCGCCCTCGCGTGGGCGGCTCCGGCCAGTACCTCGGTCAACTCGTCCAGGGCCAGGGCCCGGTGCGCGAACAGCAGGTCGTGCACGAGGTCGGCGACGGTGCTCCCGGGGCGGGCCGGCAGACCGCGCGAGTCGTCGAACCACCCGCAGAGCAGCGGCAGCACCCCCTGCGGATCGGCCCGCAGCCGGCCGGTCACCGCGGCCAGGAACGGCCGCTCCGGCCCGTCGGCGGCCACCAATCGCCGGAGCAGACCGAGTTCGAGCTCCGAGGGCAGCCCGAGACCGGCCCAGAAGGACGGCCCGAACCGGCCCAGACCCTCTGCCGGGAGCCGTTCGAACCCACCCGCGGCGGCCGCCCGTTCGACGATCCGTTCGGCCAACTGCTCCAGCAGCGGCCGGTGTTCGGCGAGGTCCGGACCGTCGGCCAGACCGGCGACCAGCAACCGCCCGGCCCACCAGCCGGGTTCGCTGCCCGCCGGGCGCAGATCCACGGCCCGCCAGATCCGGTGCAGCCACGGATCCAGCGCCGGGGCACCCCAGGTGGCGCCGATCCGCCGCAGTGCGGCGACCACCGGGCCGATCCGGTGCCGCGGCACGGTCCGGATCCCGGCGGGCGGGCCCCCACCGGGACCGGGGGGCGTGTCCTCGGCCTCGCCGAGCAGCAGCCGCAGCGCGGCGTCCAGGTCCAGGTGCAGACCCTGCAGCCAGTCGGCGAACTCCCCGTGCGCGAACCGGTAGCCGGGGCCGGCCGGTACGAACAGCCCCTCCGCCAGCACCGCCGTCGCCCAGCCGCCCGCCACCGGGAACAGTTCCTCGAACGCGGCCCTCGGCAGACCGCCCTGCTCGGCGCCCAGCATCCGCCGCGCCGCCTCGTGCACCCGGCCGGCCACCGCCGCCGCCGTCCGGCGCACCCGCCCGGCGGAGACCCCGGCGGGCCGGACGGCGCCCCGGCGGTGGGCTCCCGGCCGCCGGGGGCGACCGTCCTCGGCGAGCCGCTGGGCCACTCCCAGGCAGCGCAGGTCAAGGTGGGCGGCGAACAGCCCGGCGCGGTCCACCGGCTCCCCGCGCAGCCCCTCCGCCCAGAGCTCCCCGGCCAGCCGGACCGCCAGTGGGTGCCCGGCGTCCCCGGCCGCCGGCCAACCGGGCGGCACCCCGTAGCGCCGCCGCACCCGCTCCGCCGCCTCGGCGGGCAGCGGCCCCAGGCGCCGCACCACCACCCGGACGGCGCCCGCACCGGACCCCCGGCCACCCGCCGGCGCTCCGGCGGGCGGGCCGACAGACGTTCCGACCGGCACCAGGAACTCGCCCTCGGCCCCGCCCGGTGCCAGTCGCTCCCAGGCCTCCTCCCCGCAGGCGGTCAGCAGCCGGGCCCCGCCCGCCGCCAGCCAGCACGCCGAGGCCCGCAACCAGTCGGCGTCCAGCGGTACCGGCGACTCCTCCGGACCGTCCAGCACCACCAGCAGCGGCCGCCCGGCCGCCGCGCAGAGCGCGGCCACCGCCCCGGGGCCGGCCGGCGCCGGCACCCCCAGCCGCGCCGAGGCCGACCCCAGCGCCCGCTCCACCGCGCCGGCGAGCGAGGCGTCCCCCGGCCGGAGGTCCGCGCCGCGCAGCCACACCGTGGGCCGGGGGCCGTCGCCGTCCCCGCGCCGCACGGCGACGGCCGCCGCCTCGGTGCTGCGGCCGGTACCGGCCGCCCCCACCAGCGCCACCACCCCGACCCCCGGCGCTCCCCCCGGCCCGGAACGGCTGTCGCCCGAGGAGGGGCCGTCCACCAGCAGGTCGGCCCACTCCGC comes from Streptomyces sp. TLI_053 and encodes:
- a CDS encoding MinD/ParA family protein codes for the protein MSSDRDGVYVGDNAAEDDDDWSDAPDYTPPSWYVQTDTAGAPAAAPGAGVTPGPGGAAAPAAAPVPAAAPAAVPVPAPAPSPAPVGVPAPEAVAPPVAAQPPVQQLAPSQPQPPVQPSTYPQPQPQPQPQPQPQPGEAAAPVAAQVPAPVEGVPAEPFAVPPTAPAAPAPAPVPAPAPAPMPGWPPADPSTPLSGPAQPPAAPAPQPYPAAPQQPFAAAPPQPFAQEPQAFPSAPQPFVQDPQPFAPDPQAFAPDPQAAAWAAAQQAQQSQPGQPQQAVPPQAQPQQPQPGPAAPPAGADPRAGGWPQPAAYQQPGQPQPNAPQWGQPPAAPAAFQQAGAPQQTAHGAPLGYTAAVELSSDRLLRSQPKQQRQQPRFQFGGKAAAAEKARRLEIIRTPVLSCYRIAVISLKGGVGKTTTTTALGATLASERQDKVIAIDANPDAGTLGRRVKRQTGATIRDLVTAIPHLRSYMDIRQFTSQDLHSGLEILANDVDPAVSTTFNDSDYRQVIDVLGRQYPIILTDSGTGLLYSAMRGVLDLADQLIIVSTPSVDGASSASTTLDWLSAHGYADLVQRSITVVSGVRETAKMIKVEDIVAHFQTRCRGVVVVPFDESLAAGAEVNLDMMRPKVREAYFELATLVGEDIVRAQQAAQQNGWQQQVQPQSPAPGYPQPQPGPQGQPPYGQPYPYAQPPQPGQHAPQPAPGTPWAPQPGQVPPPPPGYGYPPQQSAQPQPPAPEWQQPPAPPAGGGYGHPQPEEGHQPPPPPPGYGYPPPPAPQQ
- a CDS encoding bifunctional riboflavin kinase/FAD synthetase, whose product is MQRWRGLEEIPADWGRSVVTIGSFDGVHRGHQLIINRVVERARERGVRSVVVTFDPHPSEVVRPGTHPPLLAPQPRRAELIEELGVDAVLVLPFTTEFSKESPEEFFRQVLVDALHACLVVEGPNFRFGHRAAGNVALLAELGRAADCGVEVVDLQVRGTVGDGEPFSSTLTRRLVASGDVAGAAEVLGRPHRVEGEVVRGAQRGREMGYPTANVDTVPHSAIPADGVYAGWLIAGQDGTLLPEGGQGGRMPAAISVGTNPTFDNTARTVEAYAIDRVGLDLYGLHVAVEFLVYLRGMEKFDSVEALLERMADDVKRARELTEAG